The following nucleotide sequence is from Solanum dulcamara chromosome 7, daSolDulc1.2, whole genome shotgun sequence.
TTCTTTCAACTAAAGAGATCTTCCATTTTATACCTTACAGTTACCAGTTTTTGACAGTCAGTACATCCACAGGAAGAACGCATATTAATTACATACAATAAATGCAATGGGGACTTGTGGGAATAGCTAGGCATCAAATAACAACATGTTCAATAGAAAACTCAAAAACAAAGACAAAGGTCCACCCCTCACCCAAATGAGCCCCCAAAACGTAGAAACTCAAGATAACACGATCCACACCAGAATAATTTTTGATGCCTTTACAAAATTCAGTGGTAGAATGATTAGCCTGCCCTGTAGATGGATAAAGGTTTCAATTTTACAAACTGATTTATGGAATCTTGTCAGGTACATGGCTAGTTAGATTACCAAGTACAGCAACACAAAATTGAGAGACGGTTGCATATCTAGAGCTATTTCTTGCGTTCCATTTCTTTCAGTTGGTGAAATACTCATAGAGACTTGAAAAGCTACCAGATTTCAATAAGATactcatattattatataagaTATCTAAACTAAATCTTATTCAGAAAATCATTTGGCTAAAGTCAACAGTTTCAACAATGAGAGTAACCTGCCATGGTGTGATTACATTTACTAAATCCCATCTTCCTACAAACCTCCATTTTGTAGTCAGCTAATTGCAGTGTTTTCCTGGATATTGTGCTATGACCATGTGTAGTTCTGTAATAAACTACTTCAATTAGTTAGATATTCTCGTAGAATAGGACATTAGAAAGTAAACAGATCCTCAACCATAACTCATTCTGCTCAGCTGGAATTTATGAAGAACTGTTATATACATGGTATATagcaaaacaagaaaataatttagtaaTGATAACAATACTACACTAGGAGATCAAAATGAAGCCCTTTAATAAAAAACCAATGAGGCATAAGAGATCTAAAAACTTTTCTTACCTGCAACCACTAAgtaagaagaataaaaaaagatacCATGACAAACAGCAGAGATCGCTGCTTCTTGTTGTCTACTCTGAACTCCCGCAGGAAAAGAATACTGACTCTGGCCAAGAATCAGATAGCTAACTATCTGCCAAATAAGCTGCCTTGTCATGCCATTCACTGTAAGATGGTTGAGTTGTTATCTCCAACAACCCAGTATCTTTTGACAGCAAACAATACCTTTTTAGGGATAAGAGGACCATCCTCATGATCCACCATTTTTGTTTTCCACCTCATACCAGATACAATTCTTTTTACTTGGCCAATAATATCTGCATGATCTCGGAATATAACTGCGCCTTCTGGTCTAAGAATCCTGTCCATCTCTAGTAGAATGTCCTCAGCATTACATCTGCAAGTAAAGCAACTCAGATGCAATTAGCACTAATGGAATGATCAGAAAGTTTAACAAGATCGAACTCTATGCGCACATTGATTATATGTCCTCTATTTTTATAATAACTGTAACTTTTTTATAACGATCCTGATTACTGAAATTATTAGCAACACCAGAAGTTCATCAACTTCTTAAAAGATATGCAACCCCCACCCcccaataaaaaaaagaaatagaaagttTCTCATAAAACTGTATCATCTACCTTCTATATATATGGTGCCCTCCTACCACAAGGAGTTGTCTCCATAACAGACTAGTGGCAGATGTTAAATTGAAATGTTCTAGACTCAGATCAAGTGGAGTCTGAAGAACTTACTTGTCCTTATATAAGCTGAAGATCCCATTTGCATGAATAAGGTCATATGTCCGAGGATAGGTAGAGAAGGCTTCACACCTGAATTTGAAAGTTGGACAGAAGATGACATAACAGTAAGAGACTTGCAAATCAAGAAAAAAGTAAGGAAAGCCAGAGATAGCAAATTCACACGATACCAAAATCCCCCCTATTCTTAAAAAAGAACATATAAGAATCAAGAACATCGCACCAGCAGAGAAGGGTTGGCTCTTAATGTCAGTAACTACTCAACGAGTAAAACCAAAAGAAAACGCAATTACACTATCTCTAACTGGAAGATTCAAAGGGCTTTGTTTCAATGATAAGTGAGGGGAACATATAAGAAGCGAAAAAGTAGTTATCATTATTTAACAACTTTAAGCTATGCTAAACATATGTCTAAGAATTTAAACTAGGACAGGATCTGAGGCAACTCCAACAACATAGAAAGACAGAAAAGGAACCATCTCTCAAAATAAACTTAACAGTCAGACAAATGAATTGTAACACACTAATGTTTCCACAACATTGTTCTCTTTACTTATTCTTATACAACTTACTGTCCAGAAAAATTAATACAAAGAAGGACGAATTGATGGTACAGAGCAATAAGAAAAGATGAGGGAGCTTCATATAATTACCAGTCATGGTAGATGCCAATCAGGCCTCGATCATATAATACACCAAGAGTGTCCCTTTCAGCTATAGTTGGCACAACATTCATGACCCATAGCTTAGATGATTCTAACGCTGCAGCAAAACTTCCTAGGCCAGCATTCATATCTAGTATATTGCGATACCTCCTAGTGTCAAGGAGCTTGTTAACTCTCTTATAAGCTTTCACATGCTTCTTCCATGACTTGTTGTCCTCCTGGAATGATTCAACAGAGACTCCAGGAAGAGATCCACTTGCTATTTTTGGAGGAATAGCATTAAGTCTCTCCGGAAATGGCTTGAGCTCTCCACCAGAAACTTGCTCTGAATTGGTAGTTTCAAGATACGGAGCTACACATGCCTCCATCTTCTTATACCTGTAGCAATATTCTGGCTTAATATCAAGAAATCAGATGGAAACCACAAACTTTATCACCAAAGCTGTAGAGAACTCAAAATCCCCAAATCcccttttattttcaaaaagtaATGCTATTCAGTACTTCTAATGAAGCAGTGTTGTACGCATATTTCATAAGAGGCCATTTAGCAAACACTGTGGctttcaacatatcataatcacTAAAAGAAAGGAAGGGAATGGTTTTGGCATGGAACAGCAAGTGCTTGTAGGTATGTAACATGTTTGGCCATAGAAGATAAAAGACACAGCCACACAGGACAGGCAACATACAAGGATACATATACTACAAGAGAACTCAGTTGTCAATTAGTATCCCCTTTGACTACTAAACATATTGCAATGTAATCAATTACCTCTGCCACTCAAAATCTTAAGAACAGAAACGTGAACTAAAGAGACTGACAAAAATCATAAAAGCAATCCTCTATAACTTCTATTATACTTGCCAATTACAGCTTTGTGCATCCATTGAATAACACAACAAAGGAGAAGAAAATCCTAATTATTTGGCCATTTGAGAACTGAAAGTTTGGATGAATAACATTATAAGGTGGAAGGAGTTACCAGACATTTTCTGAATTCGAGAGGTCACATAGAGTTACACGGGAATCTCGTTCACTGCAGTACTCAGAGTTTACTCGTTTTCTCCATATAGCTATCTCACCTTTCTCATACTTCTTTTCCCAGCAGAGAAGCTCAGCTATCTCTTCAATCATTCTTTGTTCCTCCTCCAGCTCCTCTTTAGATTGTTGCCAAGCTTTATAATTTGTCCACCAGCTGATGGGAGGACCTGAAAGTATCCAATACCCCCCTGGTCTGAGAACTCGATCCACTTCCATCATGTACAGTCCACCTAAAAAGAGTGATTCAGAAGTTatcagaaaataataaaaaattaattgaaggaagaaggtaattaaaaaaattccaaaatacAGAAACAGCCAATAGATTAAATATCCAATTCTCAATGGCATCCACATGCATTATCTTCTTTCTGAATAACACTTACCAAAACAAAAGACACATGCCTTATTCCTAAAGTTCATTCTCAAACACcaagggggtgggggtggggtggggtggacccaaagaaggaaaaagaaagacATGTTTTGCATGTAGATGTACATTACCAATGTATTTGACTAGGTACATGTATGTTTAGATGCACATACAAGTATAAATATGACAAGTATATTATTTTGACTTGCAATGTTTATAAAATGAGACTAAAAGAAGGTGCATTCTTTAATTAAGGGAACTTATGGGCTTATTAGCATAGGACAAAGTTTTCATTTGAAAGTTTAAAGTGGGAATTATTTTTGCAATACAAAATGGAACGGGAAAATCAATCTAGGATTATCCTTGGTTGGCAATTGGTGCTAGAGAATGGTTGCTGAATTACCAGGAGATCATGTACCACAAATACAGGAGAACTTTGACAAATAAAAGCTTGTGTTGAGCAATATCTCTTTTGGGGAATAATTTGGTCTAAGTTGATTAATTTTCTTACAACTCCAGCTCCCAAAGCCAAGGTATCATATCAATCAGCAAACTTATTCTGGATAATCTAAAATTAGTTGGAGTCAGCTATATGAATATTGCTTATCTCGTTGCACTCTATTCAGGTCTATTTTGTTGCaacattaaattatttttctttcaaggTAAGTAAGGGTTTCTCTAGAAGTAGAGGTTCTCCAATCATGTACTTACCCTACGCTAACATATAAGTCTTTCACCAAACAGAAAAAATCCACAAATACCAGATCTAATGAAAATGTTGCAGCAAATTTAAGTCTTAATTTGAACTAGTTGGTATCACCAAGGTATCATATATACACCAAAAGAAGAGCTGTGAATGCTAAACGAATGCACATATATCCAATAAGATAGGTCGGGATTTCTCAAGCGGAGCAATCCCCAGCCTTGTCAGATTGCTAGTTAGATTAAAAGATCGCAAAGAACAAAAAGATACAGAACAAAAGAGATGCTTACCGTTTGCAGTCCATGGAATCAAACAACGTGAACAATGAGCCATATCAAAGGCCTTTGATGGAAATGGCAATTTTATGGTTCCAAGTACACCAATAACTGCTGGTACGCCTCTTTCCAAAGCAAATTGGACTTGAGCTTCATGTGAGTCTCTTGGTGCAAATGACATGGCTATAATGTTTTTCTTGAAAAGGTATGCACCCCAACTAGCAACCTAAGAAGCCATATGCCATTCATCAAACATAAAGAGATAGAATTTGGATAGAAACATGCATCATTTATAatggcaacaacaacaaaagtAAAAGCTTTAACCTCACCAAAAAAAAAGctaatcaagaaaataatacaAACTACCAgctttcatgaaaatagatcTCAAATAATATTGCAAAGGTAAAGCACTCATCAAAAGGGAGTACAACTACCAGATAGATAGTGCAAAGAAAAAGCAGCAGTGCATTAAGATTATCAGAGCAGTAAAGAAGGCAAGTAAGACGATCAGAATATATTAGGTTTAAGTAGTAACTAGAAATCTCCCCTAAAGCTAGATGTCTGCTTAATCTATTTTTTTGCCTAGTCATAGCATAACCTACTCTTGTAATGGAGCTAACATATGTATTTTTGTAACCCTGCATCTCCTTGCTGCCTTCTAATGAAATTACTTCATCGGAAAAAAAACAGAATATATTGACATGCTTTGACAAGTTTCAACTCACCCCACATCCCGTATCCAATGCAGTTCGAACTGTGCCATTGTCCATTGGGATTACAGAAGCAAGCTGGTCAATATACGCATCTGCCCCATGTGGGAACTGAGTTCCGCCACCTGGAAATCTAAGTAGATCACCTTCATACTGTACCCAATTTTGCACTGCCTTCTCAACTGTTAAACTTTTATGTGGTGCATTTGCATAAGGTACATAGTCACGACTCTTTGGCCATGGAAAAGGAGTTATATAACCTTTTGGGGCTGGAATAAGACAATGcagcttctcttcttctggAGGACAATGTCTCTCCCTATAGTTCATATTTTCTCTAGGAAATGTCATTGCTCGCATTTGATCATGACACGGTGTATAATCAACATATTGCTCACCACAAGGTTCAAACTGCTTGATTTTCAGTTTGGGATCAGCAACCACTCCACTTTGATCGCCGTGATGAGTTTCATATTCTAGATTGGAGAGGATGCTGCAGTCCTCTGCCTTCTTTGTTATTTGAAGAGCTCTGCTGTCCCCCTTCGCGAAACCACCTCTTTGCCAGACTCCTATAAGATAGAAAAAACAACACAGAAAAGCTACAACAAATATTGAGGCAGGGCCTCTGCTTCTGTTATCTCCTGGATTTCCTTTTATTGCCATGCTTGACCTAGAATTGCAATTCCAGGTTTCAGATGACATGGAAAAAACGAAAGAAAATAATGTTCAATCATTGTCGTGAATAGTAACCGTTGAGGATACAGATGAAGAGGTTGTTGACTATCCTCATATTAACAAACATATATTTTGGTTTGAGAAATATGATCAAGTGTGAAGTAATTATCATAGGCTCTTGATTACCCTAATTATGCAAGCACTTACATGTTGTCAAGACAACAAAAGAGGGTGTAGCCAAAGGGGTGCAAAGGGGGTCGAAAATTACACTGTGAAGATAggtaaactttttttttacatatatataagttGTTGAATTTGGTGTCCAGGTCATctaaaagagaagtagttgcaagtatattgggtctatcatgcaaggcagcggggagattgacgatgatgtcacacatcgtattggagtagggtggatgaaatggaggctcgcttccggagtgctatgcgaCAAGAAGGTACCATCAAAActtaaaggcaagttctacaaagtggtggttagaccagctatgttgtatggggcggagtgttggccagttaagacttctcacgttcaaaagatgaaagttgccgagatgagaatgttgagatggatgtgtgggcacactaggaacGATAGGATtaaaaatgaggctattcgggacaaggtgggagtagcctcggtggaagacaagatgcgggaaatgcgactgagatggtttgggcatgtaaagaggagagacacagatacctcagtgcggaggtgtgagagactggccatggatggttacagaagaggtaggggtaggccgaagaagtattggggagaggtgattagacaggacatggcacagttacagcttaccgaggacatgatcttagataggagggtgtggaggacccacattagggtagaaggctagtacatagtctcgttattcttccctattcttAGGCGCATTAGCGAGTTACAACTTcgtgtgctctgatttctgtatttctgttatttttgttatttctgttattatttattactttctatactttgaatactctattttatttgtgacgctttcgttatttgttttttgttttttccatAACTCTTTTAATTTCTTCACCTTATCTGacatctttttatgcttttattgagccga
It contains:
- the LOC129896297 gene encoding probable methyltransferase PMT2; this encodes MAIKGNPGDNRSRGPASIFVVAFLCCFFYLIGVWQRGGFAKGDSRALQITKKAEDCSILSNLEYETHHGDQSGVVADPKLKIKQFEPCGEQYVDYTPCHDQMRAMTFPRENMNYRERHCPPEEEKLHCLIPAPKGYITPFPWPKSRDYVPYANAPHKSLTVEKAVQNWVQYEGDLLRFPGGGTQFPHGADAYIDQLASVIPMDNGTVRTALDTGCGVASWGAYLFKKNIIAMSFAPRDSHEAQVQFALERGVPAVIGVLGTIKLPFPSKAFDMAHCSRCLIPWTANGGLYMMEVDRVLRPGGYWILSGPPISWWTNYKAWQQSKEELEEEQRMIEEIAELLCWEKKYEKGEIAIWRKRVNSEYCSERDSRVTLCDLSNSENVWYKKMEACVAPYLETTNSEQVSGGELKPFPERLNAIPPKIASGSLPGVSVESFQEDNKSWKKHVKAYKRVNKLLDTRRYRNILDMNAGLGSFAAALESSKLWVMNVVPTIAERDTLGVLYDRGLIGIYHDWCEAFSTYPRTYDLIHANGIFSLYKDKCNAEDILLEMDRILRPEGAVIFRDHADIIGQVKRIVSGMRWKTKMVDHEDGPLIPKKVLFAVKRYWVVGDNNSTILQ